In one window of uncultured Draconibacterium sp. DNA:
- a CDS encoding 1-deoxy-D-xylulose-5-phosphate reductoisomerase, translating into MKKKIAILGSTGSIGTQALDVIEQNPELFEVEVLTANNSVELLIQQAKKFQPNVVVIANKDNYRLVSDALEDEDIKVYAGEEALNQVAEMDTIDMVLAAMVGYSGLIPTYNAVNAGKPIALANKETLVVAGEVITKAARKKQVDLLPVDSEHSAIFQCLVGEFMNPVERIYLTCSGGPFRGKSLDELQHVTVDNALAHPNWDMGAKITIDSATLMNKGFEVIEARWLFGLPASKIDVIVHPESVIHSIVQFEDGSMKAQMGLPDMKLPIQYAMGFPNRIKNNFPRFNFLDYPSLHFEQPNTEIFRNLALAFAAMEQGGNMPCILNAANEIVVEAFLKRKISFLQMPEIIEQAMNKVDFVNQPTLNDLIETNNETRTVAQLLTENKI; encoded by the coding sequence ATGAAGAAAAAAATAGCAATTCTTGGATCTACCGGATCCATTGGAACCCAGGCGCTCGATGTAATTGAGCAAAATCCCGAATTGTTTGAAGTTGAGGTTTTAACAGCAAATAATAGTGTGGAACTGCTTATTCAGCAGGCAAAGAAATTTCAACCCAATGTGGTGGTAATTGCCAACAAGGACAACTACCGTCTGGTTTCTGATGCGCTTGAGGACGAAGATATAAAAGTATACGCAGGGGAAGAGGCATTGAATCAGGTGGCGGAAATGGATACCATTGATATGGTACTCGCGGCCATGGTGGGTTATTCAGGCCTGATTCCGACTTACAATGCCGTAAATGCCGGGAAACCTATTGCACTGGCAAATAAAGAAACACTGGTTGTTGCCGGCGAGGTTATCACAAAAGCCGCCCGCAAAAAACAGGTTGACCTGTTACCGGTTGATTCGGAGCACTCGGCCATTTTTCAATGTTTGGTCGGCGAGTTTATGAATCCGGTTGAAAGGATTTACCTCACTTGTTCAGGCGGCCCGTTTCGTGGAAAATCGCTCGACGAACTTCAGCATGTTACGGTTGACAATGCCCTGGCACACCCCAACTGGGATATGGGGGCAAAAATCACCATCGATTCGGCAACCCTTATGAACAAAGGTTTTGAGGTAATTGAAGCGCGCTGGCTTTTTGGTTTGCCTGCTTCAAAAATCGATGTTATTGTTCATCCCGAGTCTGTCATTCATTCCATTGTTCAGTTTGAAGACGGTTCGATGAAAGCGCAAATGGGCTTGCCCGACATGAAGTTACCCATACAATATGCCATGGGATTTCCGAACCGGATTAAAAATAACTTCCCGCGGTTCAACTTTTTAGATTACCCATCTTTGCATTTTGAGCAGCCAAATACAGAAATTTTTCGTAACCTTGCACTCGCTTTTGCAGCAATGGAACAAGGTGGAAATATGCCCTGTATTTTGAATGCTGCAAATGAAATTGTTGTTGAGGCATTTTTAAAACGAAAAATCAGCTTTTTGCAAATGCCCGAAATAATAGAACAAGCCATGAACAAGGTTGATTTTGTAAATCAGCCAACGCTCAATGATTTAATTGAGACCAACAACGAAACAAGAACAGTGGCACAGTTGTTAACAGAAAACAAAATTTAG
- a CDS encoding M23 family metallopeptidase, translated as MEEKKFFDKLKNQYRLIIYNDTTFQSVWSMKLSRLKVFTVTSLTSAILVILVILLIATTGLREYIPGYPKAEYRQMLVRNALVVDSLEQELAKRDQFFKGIQAIMSGEVPEDDQMTAADVETDEVEFKQYNHDSVFQDKLLAEQLSLSIRNNNTDVTQLSQVHFFVPVKGVISGQFKNTPDHFGVDLVSEPNARISSVLDGTVIFAGWTLETGYVAYIQHEANLVSVYKHNAELLKKTGQIVKAGEAIAIIGNTGELSSGPHLHFELWHDGTALDPEQYIDF; from the coding sequence GTGGAAGAGAAGAAGTTTTTTGATAAACTAAAAAATCAATACCGGTTAATTATTTACAACGATACCACGTTTCAGTCGGTGTGGAGCATGAAGCTTTCGCGACTGAAAGTGTTTACTGTAACCAGTTTAACATCGGCAATTTTGGTGATTCTGGTAATTTTGCTGATTGCAACTACCGGCCTGCGCGAATATATTCCGGGTTACCCAAAAGCTGAGTACCGGCAAATGTTGGTACGCAATGCTTTGGTAGTCGATTCGCTGGAACAGGAGTTGGCAAAGCGCGATCAGTTTTTTAAAGGTATTCAGGCCATTATGTCGGGCGAAGTACCTGAGGATGATCAAATGACTGCAGCCGATGTTGAGACGGATGAGGTAGAATTTAAGCAGTACAATCACGATTCTGTTTTTCAGGATAAATTGCTGGCCGAACAGTTGAGTCTCTCCATTCGGAACAATAATACCGATGTTACGCAGCTTAGCCAGGTTCACTTTTTTGTACCGGTAAAGGGGGTAATCTCGGGGCAATTTAAAAATACACCCGATCATTTTGGTGTTGATTTGGTGAGTGAGCCCAATGCTCGTATTTCTTCCGTTTTAGACGGAACGGTGATCTTTGCCGGCTGGACGCTCGAAACGGGCTATGTAGCATACATTCAGCACGAGGCCAATTTGGTCTCGGTATATAAACACAACGCCGAGTTATTGAAGAAAACCGGACAGATAGTTAAAGCCGGCGAGGCGATTGCCATTATCGGAAATACAGGAGAATTATCAAGTGGGCCGCACCTGCATTTTGAGTTGTGGCACGATGGAACCGCACTTGATCCGGAACAGTACATTGACTTTTAA
- a CDS encoding SRPBCC family protein: protein MSRFSRIIMWVLLWGALFVALAYFLPKTVVVERSVNIQAPVKTVYAQLIDLHQWDNWSPWKRTGENVSVEYINHGVGLGGGYVLRNEKKENSGATIIITEANPFSKVAVSLDFMQRGEAFSSFILTDNSEGTKVKWTLTYDVGNNPFARWIGLLMKKSMGTDFDNGLVKLKALCQVIEKEKEQVVLLDEIAEMKYAGIRETVAFIEVSREMSEMYSEISRFLAQKEIEMAGMPFALYHLMDEENIDLECGIPIDAAIEGNKIVKVATFPTTTCACLDFYGDYSDLQEGHIVLQKWMEAHGFNLASAPMEIYLSDPQQEPDPAKWITRICYPVEQ from the coding sequence ATGAGTCGATTTTCCAGAATTATTATGTGGGTTTTGTTATGGGGAGCGTTGTTTGTTGCCCTTGCTTATTTTTTGCCCAAAACGGTAGTAGTTGAGCGGAGTGTAAATATTCAGGCCCCTGTAAAAACCGTATATGCACAACTAATTGATTTGCACCAGTGGGATAATTGGTCGCCCTGGAAACGAACAGGCGAGAACGTGAGTGTGGAGTACATCAATCATGGAGTTGGACTGGGCGGAGGTTATGTATTGCGAAATGAAAAGAAAGAAAACAGTGGCGCAACCATAATAATTACTGAGGCAAATCCATTTAGCAAAGTGGCGGTTTCGCTTGATTTTATGCAGCGGGGAGAGGCTTTTAGTAGTTTTATTCTTACTGATAATAGTGAGGGAACAAAGGTAAAATGGACCCTTACTTACGATGTTGGTAATAACCCTTTTGCACGTTGGATCGGGCTGCTTATGAAAAAGAGTATGGGGACGGATTTCGACAATGGATTGGTAAAATTAAAAGCACTTTGCCAGGTAATTGAAAAAGAGAAAGAACAAGTAGTATTGCTTGACGAAATAGCAGAAATGAAATATGCCGGCATTCGCGAAACAGTAGCCTTTATTGAAGTTAGTCGCGAAATGAGCGAAATGTACAGCGAGATCAGCAGGTTTTTGGCACAAAAGGAAATTGAAATGGCAGGAATGCCTTTTGCCCTATATCATTTGATGGATGAAGAAAATATTGACCTGGAATGTGGTATCCCAATTGACGCAGCTATTGAAGGAAATAAAATCGTAAAAGTGGCTACTTTTCCCACCACAACTTGTGCCTGTCTCGATTTTTATGGCGATTACAGCGATTTGCAGGAAGGACACATTGTGCTGCAAAAGTGGATGGAAGCACACGGTTTTAACCTGGCCAGTGCACCAATGGAAATATACCTAAGCGATCCGCAGCAGGAACCCGATCCGGCAAAATGGATCACACGAATTTGCTATCCTGTTGAACAATAG
- a CDS encoding S46 family peptidase encodes MMKKLNLILLISIFMIGSAVAKEGMWLPSLIHKLNIKTMQDMGCELSAEDIYSINQSSLKDAIVALDRGSCTAEVISKDGLLLTNHHCGFGEIQQHSSVEHDYLQDGFWARSKDEELPNPGKTVTFLISVEDVTAKVLADVTDEMSESERNNKIDQVVRQLEREAKGDSHYEVYIRDFFKANQYFLFVTETFKDVRLVGAPPQALGKFGGDTDNWMWPRHTNDFSMFRVYCAPDGTPAEYSEDNVPYQPKHHLPISLKGVEEGDFAMVFGYPGSTNRYKTSWGIDYTMKVTNTARILVREKKLDIIADYMATSQKAKIQYASKHARSANYYKNAIGQNEALTKLGIIAQKQELEKEFTNWVNANADRKAKYGEALPLIEESYKNVEAEKAMEFAAEALLRGPEIFMFAYRANQLADLLEKPEENKDKIEAFAGRLEESLDAFYKDYDAATDEKIAAALMKIYAENISSNYYPSFYAEIQNKYKGDYAKYTEKMFKKSIFDNQEELTAFLKDPSLKTLKKDMVFQAAVDIFDMYRATSMSLREGDEKLLKGRRLFVAGLMEMQPDKKFYPDANSTMRLTYGTVMPYDPRDGVTYKYYTTTDGYLEKEIPGDYEFDVPKRMKELLLDENYGEYADEDGKLHACFITDNDITGGNSGSPVINGKGELIGIAFDGNWEAMSGDLDFEENLQRCINVDIRFVLWVVDIYAGAQNLIDEMTIIR; translated from the coding sequence ATGATGAAAAAATTAAATCTGATACTGTTGATATCGATCTTCATGATTGGCTCAGCAGTTGCAAAAGAAGGAATGTGGCTTCCTTCGCTTATTCACAAACTGAATATTAAAACCATGCAAGATATGGGCTGCGAATTGAGTGCTGAAGATATTTACAGCATCAATCAATCGAGCCTGAAAGATGCGATAGTAGCACTAGATCGTGGATCGTGTACTGCCGAAGTAATTTCAAAAGATGGTTTACTTTTAACCAACCACCATTGTGGTTTTGGCGAAATTCAACAACATTCTAGTGTTGAGCACGACTATTTGCAAGATGGTTTTTGGGCCCGTTCGAAAGATGAAGAGCTTCCGAATCCGGGAAAAACTGTTACTTTCCTTATTTCGGTTGAAGATGTAACGGCTAAAGTTTTGGCCGACGTTACCGACGAAATGAGCGAAAGCGAAAGGAACAATAAAATAGACCAGGTAGTTCGTCAGCTGGAAAGAGAAGCAAAAGGCGATTCGCACTACGAGGTATATATCAGAGACTTTTTTAAAGCCAACCAGTATTTCCTTTTTGTTACCGAAACATTTAAAGATGTACGTTTGGTAGGAGCACCTCCGCAAGCGTTGGGTAAATTTGGTGGCGATACCGACAACTGGATGTGGCCACGCCATACCAACGATTTTTCGATGTTCCGCGTGTACTGCGCTCCTGACGGAACTCCTGCAGAATACTCGGAAGACAATGTGCCTTACCAGCCAAAACATCACTTGCCAATTTCTTTAAAAGGTGTTGAAGAAGGAGATTTTGCTATGGTATTTGGTTACCCGGGAAGCACCAACCGTTACAAAACATCGTGGGGAATTGACTACACCATGAAAGTAACGAACACTGCGCGTATATTGGTTCGCGAGAAAAAACTCGACATTATTGCAGATTACATGGCTACCAGCCAAAAAGCCAAAATCCAGTATGCATCGAAACACGCACGCAGCGCCAACTACTACAAAAATGCAATTGGCCAAAACGAAGCGCTGACAAAACTGGGTATCATTGCTCAAAAGCAGGAATTGGAAAAAGAATTTACAAATTGGGTAAATGCAAATGCCGACAGAAAAGCAAAATACGGAGAAGCACTTCCTTTAATTGAAGAATCGTACAAAAATGTTGAGGCTGAAAAAGCAATGGAATTTGCCGCCGAAGCCTTGTTGCGCGGACCAGAGATTTTTATGTTTGCTTACCGTGCCAACCAATTGGCCGACCTGTTGGAGAAACCGGAAGAGAACAAAGACAAAATCGAAGCTTTTGCCGGCAGACTGGAAGAATCGCTGGATGCTTTCTACAAAGATTACGACGCTGCTACCGATGAAAAAATTGCTGCAGCACTGATGAAAATCTATGCAGAAAACATTTCATCGAACTACTACCCGTCCTTCTACGCTGAAATTCAGAACAAATACAAAGGTGATTACGCCAAGTACACCGAAAAAATGTTTAAAAAATCGATTTTCGACAACCAGGAAGAACTTACAGCTTTCCTCAAAGATCCTTCCCTGAAAACATTGAAGAAAGATATGGTATTCCAGGCAGCTGTCGACATTTTTGACATGTACCGCGCCACATCGATGAGTTTAAGAGAAGGTGACGAAAAGCTGCTAAAAGGAAGAAGATTATTTGTAGCCGGTTTGATGGAAATGCAGCCTGACAAAAAATTCTACCCGGATGCCAACTCAACCATGCGTTTAACTTACGGAACTGTAATGCCATACGATCCACGCGATGGTGTGACTTACAAATACTACACAACAACCGATGGTTACCTGGAAAAAGAAATTCCGGGCGATTACGAGTTTGATGTGCCAAAACGTATGAAAGAACTGTTGTTGGATGAGAACTATGGCGAGTATGCTGACGAAGATGGCAAACTTCACGCTTGCTTTATCACCGATAACGACATCACAGGAGGAAACTCCGGAAGTCCTGTTATTAACGGAAAAGGAGAGTTGATTGGTATTGCTTTCGACGGAAACTGGGAAGCCATGAGCGGCGACCTTGATTTTGAAGAAAACCTGCAACGCTGTATTAACGTCGACATCCGTTTTGTACTTTGGGTAGTTGATATTTACGCCGGGGCTCAAAATCTAATCGACGAAATGACAATTATTCGCTAA
- the rnhA gene encoding ribonuclease HI, which yields MARPKITIYTDGAARGNPGNGGYGIVLLSGPHRKELSEGYKLTTNNRMELLAVIVALESLKIKGSDVTIYTDSKYVADAVEKGWVFNWVKKRFKGKKNPDLWMRFLEIYKKHVVKFVWVKGHANNPLNERCDELAVEASMKPNLLVDEGYKPE from the coding sequence ATGGCTCGTCCAAAAATTACGATATACACCGATGGTGCAGCCCGCGGAAATCCGGGAAACGGAGGATACGGAATTGTGTTACTTTCAGGCCCCCACCGCAAAGAACTTTCGGAGGGATATAAACTAACCACCAATAACCGAATGGAGTTGCTGGCGGTAATTGTAGCACTCGAGTCGCTTAAGATTAAGGGCAGCGATGTTACCATTTACACCGACTCGAAATATGTTGCCGATGCCGTTGAAAAAGGATGGGTGTTTAATTGGGTGAAGAAACGTTTTAAGGGCAAAAAAAATCCCGATCTTTGGATGCGTTTTCTCGAGATCTATAAAAAGCATGTAGTTAAATTTGTTTGGGTGAAAGGCCATGCCAACAACCCGCTTAACGAACGTTGCGATGAGCTGGCGGTTGAAGCATCGATGAAGCCGAATCTTTTAGTTGACGAAGGTTATAAACCTGAATAA
- a CDS encoding phosphatidylserine decarboxylase: MKCLSLVLLLFTFISCRKEAEPDNKMETIKYIERASGELKTENVPSDGMLKWLYSSATGKAALHLLFKRKIVSAIGGWYMNTPYSARRINDFVNEHQIDKKEFEIEDLSKFKSFNDFFYRKLKPSARKIGNQLVSPADGKILVFPTLNDVANFFVKGSEFTLQNFLHDKKLASKYNDGAMAIIRLAPPDYHRYHFPASGIASESVKINGHYFSVSPLALQKSLKIFCENKREHCTLSTEDYGDILIVDVGATMVGSIIQTYKTGSKVNKGDEKGYFAFGGSTLVLLFEKGNISFDDDLIENTKKGMETTVNMGEDIAVALNE, from the coding sequence ATGAAATGTTTAAGTTTGGTACTGCTTCTTTTTACTTTTATTTCCTGCCGTAAAGAAGCTGAGCCGGATAATAAAATGGAAACCATAAAATATATTGAAAGAGCAAGTGGGGAGCTTAAAACCGAAAATGTTCCCAGCGATGGAATGCTGAAATGGCTGTATTCATCAGCAACAGGGAAAGCTGCCCTGCATTTGTTGTTTAAACGCAAAATTGTTTCGGCAATTGGTGGTTGGTACATGAACACGCCTTACTCAGCACGGCGAATTAACGATTTTGTTAACGAGCATCAGATCGACAAAAAAGAATTTGAAATTGAAGACCTGTCAAAATTCAAATCATTCAACGATTTCTTTTACCGGAAATTAAAACCCAGTGCAAGAAAAATCGGTAATCAGTTGGTTTCTCCTGCCGATGGCAAGATTCTGGTTTTCCCGACATTAAACGATGTCGCTAACTTTTTTGTAAAAGGTTCAGAATTTACCTTGCAAAATTTTCTACACGATAAAAAGCTGGCCTCAAAATATAACGACGGAGCCATGGCTATAATTCGCCTTGCGCCACCCGATTACCACCGATATCATTTCCCAGCGTCGGGAATAGCTTCCGAATCGGTTAAAATTAACGGGCACTACTTTTCGGTTTCGCCATTGGCCTTACAAAAAAGCCTGAAAATTTTCTGCGAGAACAAACGCGAACACTGCACACTTTCAACTGAAGATTACGGAGATATTTTGATTGTTGATGTGGGCGCCACAATGGTTGGAAGTATTATTCAGACCTACAAAACCGGTTCAAAAGTAAACAAAGGAGATGAAAAAGGCTACTTTGCTTTTGGCGGATCAACATTGGTTTTGCTGTTTGAAAAAGGAAACATTTCGTTTGATGACGATTTGATAGAAAACACGAAAAAAGGAATGGAAACCACTGTTAATATGGGTGAAGATATTGCTGTTGCTTTAAATGAGTGA
- a CDS encoding sigma-70 family RNA polymerase sigma factor — protein MKANKEVQLEKLIHKVKKGDRRAQKLLFDKYVDRLFAVARRYAVSDVLAEEALFQAFMKIYTKLPEFEYINEAALVGWLSRIVINQTLMDRRKELSTLYKVEMLDEERHETSWIEEMDDGALIDLVNELPDGYRTVFLMNAVDGYAHKEIAEVLGISESTSRSQFFKARKFLQKKLAQDYGQAGT, from the coding sequence GTGAAAGCAAACAAAGAAGTGCAACTCGAAAAACTAATTCATAAAGTAAAAAAGGGCGACCGACGGGCTCAAAAGCTATTGTTCGACAAGTATGTCGATCGGTTGTTTGCAGTTGCCCGCCGCTATGCGGTTAGCGATGTTCTGGCTGAGGAAGCACTTTTTCAGGCATTTATGAAGATTTATACCAAATTGCCTGAGTTTGAATACATCAACGAGGCTGCGCTGGTGGGATGGCTTTCGCGCATTGTTATTAACCAAACGCTGATGGACAGGCGAAAGGAACTAAGCACACTTTACAAAGTGGAAATGCTGGATGAAGAACGTCATGAAACAAGTTGGATTGAGGAGATGGACGACGGAGCGCTAATTGACCTGGTAAATGAATTGCCGGATGGATACCGAACCGTGTTTTTAATGAATGCTGTTGATGGTTATGCACACAAAGAGATTGCCGAAGTGTTGGGAATTTCGGAAAGTACATCACGGTCGCAATTTTTTAAAGCACGTAAATTTTTACAAAAGAAACTTGCACAGGATTATGGACAAGCTGGAACATAG
- a CDS encoding ribonuclease HII — MNKQKLLPFYNKNTIEAGCDEAGRGCLAGPVFAAAVILPSDFENELLNDSKKLSEKQRYHLRPLVEEQALAWAVVAVDNKEIDEVNILNASFLAMNRAVEKLTTVPEHLLIDGNRFRTKGKIPYTCMIKGDGRFYSIAAASILAKTYRDDYMAEIHQEFPYYDWHKNKGYPTKKHRAAIKEHGPCKYHRMSFRLLDEQLAIEF, encoded by the coding sequence ATGAATAAACAAAAACTTCTTCCTTTTTACAACAAAAATACAATTGAAGCCGGTTGCGATGAGGCCGGGAGAGGGTGTCTGGCAGGGCCGGTATTTGCCGCTGCGGTAATTCTTCCGTCCGACTTTGAGAATGAGCTGCTGAACGATTCCAAAAAACTAAGCGAGAAACAACGTTATCACTTGCGTCCGCTTGTTGAAGAGCAAGCCCTGGCGTGGGCTGTAGTCGCGGTTGATAATAAGGAAATTGATGAGGTAAATATTTTAAATGCTTCGTTTCTGGCGATGAACAGGGCGGTGGAGAAGCTTACCACTGTACCCGAACATTTGCTGATTGACGGTAACCGTTTCAGAACGAAAGGAAAGATCCCCTACACCTGCATGATAAAAGGCGACGGACGATTTTATTCTATTGCCGCAGCATCGATTCTGGCAAAAACTTACCGCGACGATTATATGGCAGAGATCCATCAGGAATTTCCATATTACGACTGGCACAAAAACAAAGGTTACCCAACTAAAAAACACCGGGCGGCAATTAAAGAGCACGGTCCGTGCAAGTACCATCGTATGTCGTTTCGTTTGTTGGATGAACAACTTGCGATTGAATTTTAA
- a CDS encoding glycosyltransferase family 1 protein — protein sequence MVIAVNTRLLIKGKLEGIGWFTYETLKRMTINHPEHEFIFIFDRPYSEDFIFAENVTPVVVGPPTRHPVLWYLWFDFRIPGILKKYKADLFLSPDGYLSQRTKVPQLGVIHDINFVHRPDDFPWLKAKYYNHYFPIFARLAKRIATVSFYSKEDITRSFKVDYDKIDVVYDGINQIFEPISQEEKMEVRSMFTQGAEYFLFVGALHPRKNVCGLLKAFDAFKSVVNNTTKLVIVGGEMHKTGDIFETYENMRHKDDVVFTGRVTTADLHDIFGAAKALTFVPFFEGFGIPVVEAMSAGVPVICSNTTSIPEVGGNAVLYADPLKIDQITDAMIKLHEDSDLRAKLVEKGFEQKNKFSWDETARLLWMSVEKSLQ from the coding sequence ATGGTTATTGCCGTAAATACTCGTTTATTAATAAAGGGAAAGCTTGAGGGAATAGGCTGGTTTACGTATGAAACGCTAAAACGGATGACGATCAATCATCCGGAGCATGAGTTTATTTTTATATTCGACAGGCCATACAGCGAAGATTTTATTTTTGCCGAAAATGTTACTCCGGTAGTAGTTGGGCCGCCAACACGTCACCCTGTTTTGTGGTATCTTTGGTTTGATTTCCGGATACCAGGAATCCTGAAAAAATACAAAGCTGATCTTTTTCTTTCACCCGACGGCTATCTTTCGCAACGCACTAAAGTTCCACAGTTGGGCGTTATTCACGACATCAACTTTGTGCATCGTCCTGATGATTTTCCCTGGCTAAAAGCTAAATATTACAATCATTATTTTCCGATATTTGCCCGCCTGGCTAAACGGATTGCCACAGTGTCGTTTTATTCGAAAGAAGATATTACCCGTTCGTTTAAAGTAGATTACGACAAGATTGATGTGGTTTACGACGGAATAAATCAGATTTTTGAGCCCATTTCTCAAGAAGAAAAAATGGAGGTGCGTTCCATGTTTACACAGGGTGCAGAATATTTTCTGTTTGTTGGAGCCTTACATCCGCGTAAGAATGTTTGTGGTTTGCTAAAAGCTTTTGATGCGTTTAAAAGTGTGGTTAACAATACAACAAAGCTGGTAATTGTTGGCGGCGAAATGCATAAAACAGGAGATATTTTTGAAACTTACGAAAATATGCGTCACAAAGATGATGTAGTGTTTACGGGGCGGGTTACAACGGCCGATTTGCACGATATTTTTGGAGCCGCAAAGGCACTTACTTTTGTTCCGTTTTTCGAAGGTTTTGGAATTCCGGTGGTGGAGGCCATGAGTGCGGGAGTACCTGTAATCTGCTCCAATACAACTTCTATTCCGGAGGTTGGCGGCAATGCTGTACTTTATGCCGATCCGTTAAAAATCGATCAGATAACCGATGCTATGATTAAGTTGCACGAAGATTCCGATTTACGTGCAAAGCTGGTGGAAAAAGGTTTTGAGCAGAAAAATAAGTTTAGCTGGGACGAAACAGCGCGTTTACTGTGGATGAGCGTGGAAAAAAGCCTTCAGTGA
- a CDS encoding oligosaccharide flippase family protein, which translates to MKRKFVTNLILLLFLNLLIKPMWIFGIDRTVQNTVGDETFGLYFALFNFSMLLNILLDVGITNYNNRNIAQHNFLLPKHLSNIIGLKFVLAIVYALFSLGIAAIIGYNNIQFHLLLFLIFNQFLISFTLYLRSNLSALHLFRTDSLISVLDRSIMLVLCSILLFTSWTNIQFSINWYVYVQTIAYVLTAIITFVVVLAKSGRIKVRFDLSFFRVFLRKSYPYALLILLMSFYNRIDSVMLERLLPNPIGKEQAGIYAHSFRLLDAVSMFGLLFAGLLLPIFAKMIKQKEHVGQLVKLSFTLLIVPAIIIAVSSIFYDNEIMAALYTSSTEHSSGILGVLMTGFIGIACTYIFGTLLTANSSMKQLNIMAFCGMVINIVLNLVLIPRFMAYGSAYASVATQLFTGFTQLGLALYIFKIKPKISYIFQLTFFIGAVIVVGLISKQIGQWFYGYLAMLAGSVILAVLFRLFNLKDLYQIIRHEKE; encoded by the coding sequence TTGAAACGCAAATTTGTAACCAACCTGATATTATTACTTTTCCTGAATCTGCTAATAAAACCAATGTGGATTTTTGGTATCGACAGGACGGTGCAAAACACGGTTGGCGACGAGACTTTTGGTCTGTATTTCGCGTTGTTCAACTTCTCGATGCTGCTAAATATTTTGCTCGATGTTGGGATCACCAACTATAACAACCGCAATATTGCACAGCATAACTTTTTGTTACCTAAGCACCTTTCCAATATCATTGGGTTGAAGTTTGTTTTGGCCATTGTTTATGCCCTATTCAGTTTAGGAATCGCGGCCATTATCGGGTACAATAACATTCAGTTTCACTTGCTATTATTTTTAATATTCAACCAATTCCTGATTTCTTTCACGCTATACCTGAGGTCTAATCTCAGCGCTTTGCATCTATTCCGTACCGATAGTTTAATATCGGTTTTAGACCGGAGTATTATGCTGGTTTTATGTAGCATTTTACTTTTTACATCGTGGACAAACATCCAATTCTCAATCAATTGGTATGTTTACGTACAGACCATTGCCTATGTGCTTACCGCTATAATCACTTTTGTTGTAGTGCTTGCCAAATCTGGGCGCATAAAAGTGCGGTTCGATCTTTCTTTCTTTCGGGTATTTCTGCGGAAATCATATCCTTATGCATTGCTTATTTTGCTAATGTCGTTTTACAACCGAATTGACTCTGTAATGCTGGAACGCTTGCTGCCGAATCCCATTGGTAAAGAGCAAGCTGGTATTTATGCGCACTCTTTTCGTTTGCTGGATGCTGTATCGATGTTTGGATTGCTATTTGCCGGATTACTGTTACCGATTTTTGCTAAAATGATCAAACAAAAGGAGCATGTTGGTCAGTTGGTGAAGCTTTCCTTTACACTGTTAATAGTTCCGGCAATTATTATTGCAGTATCGAGTATCTTCTACGATAACGAAATTATGGCCGCGCTATACACTTCAAGTACAGAGCATTCTTCAGGCATTTTGGGAGTTCTGATGACAGGATTTATTGGCATAGCCTGTACCTATATTTTTGGTACTCTACTAACCGCCAACAGCAGCATGAAACAGCTTAATATTATGGCTTTTTGCGGAATGGTGATAAATATTGTACTCAACCTCGTTCTAATTCCGCGATTTATGGCCTACGGATCGGCATATGCCAGTGTAGCAACCCAATTGTTTACCGGATTTACCCAGCTCGGTCTTGCCCTTTACATTTTTAAGATAAAACCCAAAATTTCTTATATCTTCCAATTAACTTTTTTTATCGGAGCTGTGATAGTTGTCGGGCTGATTTCGAAACAAATCGGCCAATGGTTTTACGGCTACCTTGCAATGTTAGCAGGATCTGTAATTTTGGCGGTATTGTTCAGGCTTTTTAACTTAAAAGATCTCTATCAGATCATTCGGCATGAAAAGGAATAA